A part of Numenius arquata chromosome 2, bNumArq3.hap1.1, whole genome shotgun sequence genomic DNA contains:
- the GLIPR1 gene encoding glioma pathogenesis-related protein 1: protein MTSRFAACVLAFLHFCRSSDSYGPLTLPDAGDPKFIEECVRTHNRFRSGVKPPASNMLYMSWDPDLAKTAKAWAKKCLFKHNTHLKHPGQAHPKFTSVGENLWTGSLSIFTVEEAITSWYHEVSDYNYATNNCRGTCGHYTQIVWATSYKVGCAVHYCPSVTYSHITNAAHFICNYGPAGNYRRHPYKTGAACSDCSGDQCAVQLCRNTERDKVISDSKWHPEWDRPACDEYCISVIALRPLLLILAILAGWLLPKYCPIAPASE, encoded by the exons ATGACAAGCAGATTTGCTGCTTGTGTGCTGGCTTTTCTGCACTTCTGTCGTTCCTCTGACTCCTATGGACCACTGACATTGCCTGATGCTGGAGATCCAAAGTTTATCGAGGAATGTGTGCGAACCCATAACAGATTCCGGTCTGGAGTGAAACCACCAGCCAGCAACATGCTCTACATG agtTGGGATCCAGATTTAGCAAAGACCGCGAAAGCTTGGGcaaagaaatgcctttttaaacATAATACACACCTCAAACATCCAGGGCAGGCTCACCCAAAATTTACCTCTGTTGGAGAAAACCTCTGGACTGGCTCACTTTCTATTTTTACTGTGGAAGAAGCCATCACCAGTTGGTACCATGAAGTCAGCGACTACAATTATGCCACTAATAACTGCAGAGGAACATGTGGCCACTATACACAG ATCGTTTGGGCTACAAGCTACAAAGTTGGCTGTGCTGTCCACTACTGTCCCAGCGTGACTTACTCTCATATAACCAACGCAGCGCACTTCATCTGCAACTACGGGCCAGC tgggaATTACCGAAGGCACCCGTACAAGACGGGAGCAGCGTGCAGCGACTGCAGTGGTGATCAGTGTGCCGTCCAGCTGTGTC gaAACACAGAGCGTGACAAAGTTATCA GTGATTCCAAGTGGCATCCAGAGTGGGACAGACCTGCGTGTGACGAGTACTGCATCTCCGTTATTGCTTTAAGGCCATTACTCCTCATACTGGCAATTCTGGCCGGCTGGCTCCTACCAAAATACTGCCCTATAGCACCTGCCAGTGAGTGA
- the LOC141479477 gene encoding glioma pathogenesis-related protein 1-like, with amino-acid sequence MKITFFFAALFFLDLLACCHGYPQYPLPDIEDAKFIEDCVRAHNKFRSKVNPPASNMFRMSWDAALAKTAKAWAKKCKFKHNIYLKMRGKVHPTFTPVGENIWTGTATIFSVDAALSDWFNEVSSYDFNSNRCTGMCGHYTQVVWAESYKVGCAVHFCNTVENFPGLFRAAHFVCDYGPAGNYPRKPYKAGQPCSGCSNEKCVDKLCENTEREKLINYAYWYPDWDAQPQPPRPRPPRPPVPPYIPPAEHPRPSCDQYCISILILRPLFLVLSAGAVLLVQQRFPHTFFCE; translated from the exons atgaaaatcacatttttctttgcagcattGTTCTTTCTGGATCTCCTTGCTTGCTGTCATGGTTATCCGCAATATCCCTTGCCTGACATAGAAGATGCAAAGTTCATTGAAGACTGTGTGAGAGCTCACAACAAGTTTCGATCCAAAGTGAATCCACCAGCCAGCAATATGTTTCGCATG TCCTGGGACGCTGCTTTAGCTAAGACTGCCAAAGCATGGGCAAAGAAATGCAAGTTTAAGCACAATATCTACCTTAAAATGCGGGGAAAGGTGCACCCCACCTTTACTCCTGTTGGAGAAAACATCTGGACTGGCACAGCCACCATCTTCTCCGTGGATGCAGCTCTCAGTGACTGGTTTAATGAAGTCAGCAGCTATGATTTCAACAGCAATCGCTGTACTGGCATGTGTGGTCACTACACCCAG GTCGTTTGGGCAGAGAGTTACAAAGTCGGCTGCGCAGTTCACTTCTGCAATACAGTTGAAAATTTTCCAGGGCTCTTCCGAGCAGCACATTTTGTTTGCGACTATGGGCCAGC GGGGAATTACCCAAGAAAACCATATAAAGCAGGACAACCATGCAGTGGATGTAGTAATGAGAAGTGCGTAGACAAGCTCTGTG aaaatacagaacGCGAGAAGCTAATAA ATTATGCCTACTGGTATCCAGACTGGGACGCACAGCCTCAGCCACCACGGCCCCGTCCCCCCAGGCCTCCCGTGCCGCCGTACATCCCACCTGCTGAGCATCCGCGTCCCTCTTGCGACCAGTACTgtattagtattttaattttaaggcCACTCTTTTTGGTACTGAGTGCTGGTGCTGTTCTTTTAGTACAACAGCGGTTTCCACACACATTTTTTTGTGAGTAG